A section of the Mastomys coucha isolate ucsf_1 unplaced genomic scaffold, UCSF_Mcou_1 pScaffold15, whole genome shotgun sequence genome encodes:
- the LOC116092294 gene encoding olfactory receptor 4K3-like, whose translation MDGGNWSVVSEFVLWGLAHSKNIQVLLFVIFLMLYLFIVSGNIVILILITTDPHLHSPMYFLLANLSFIDMWLSSNITPKMITDFLRENKTISFAGCMSQVFFTHCIAGGEMVLLVVMAYDRYVAICKPLHYFTIMNLKRCTGLVLTSWTIGFIHGISYLIVFVQLPFCGPKEIDSFFCDMPLVIKLACMDSHNLNTLMNAECGVVVVTCFSLLLISYTYILVTVRQSSKAGASKALSTCSAHITVVMIFFVPCIFIYVWPLSITWFDKFLAVFYSVITPLLNPTIYTLRNKEIKNAMKRFISKFLGPKRNS comes from the coding sequence ATGGACGGAGGCAACTGGTCTGTGGTGTCAGAATTTGTACTCTGGGGACTTGCCCACTCAAAAAATATTCAGGTCTTACTCTTTGTGATATTTCTTATGCTTTATCTGTTCATTGTGTCTGGAAATATTGTCATCTTGATCTTAATAACCACTGATCCCCATCTGCATTCTCCCATGTACTTCTTGTTGGCCAATCTGTCCTTTATTGATATGTGGCTCTCCTCAAACATCACTCCCAAGATGATCACAGACTTTCTCAGGGAAAACAAGACCATTTCCTTTGCAGGATGCATGTCCCAGGTCTTTTTTACCCACTGCATTGCTGGAGGAGAGATGGTGCTGTTGGTGGTAATGgcttatgaccgctatgtggccatttGCAAACCACTCCACTACTTTACCATCATGAACCTTAAGAGATGTACTGGGTTGGTGTTGACTTCTTGGACAATTGGATTTATACATGGTATAAGTTACTTGATAGTGTTTGTGCAGCTGCCTTTTTGTGGTCCCAAGGAAATAGACAGTTTCTTTTGTGACATGCCACTGGTAATCAAGCTAGCCTGCATGGATTCACataatttaaatactttaatGAATGCTGAATGTGGGGTTGTGGTTGTAACCTGCTTTAGTCTCTTGCTTATATCCTATACCTACATCCTTGTCACTGTTCGCCAGAGCTCTAAAGCTGGAGCTTCTAAGGCTCTGTCCACTTGCAGTGCCCACATCACTGTAGTGATGATCTTTTTTGTACCCTGCATCTTTATCTATGTGTGGCCTCTCAGTATCACTTGGTTTGACAAATTTCTTGCCGTGTTTTACTCTGTTATTACTCCTCTCCTAAATCCTACCATTTATACACTGAGaaataaagagattaaaaatGCTATGAAAAGATTCATAAGCAAATTTCTAGGTCCCAAAAGAAATTCTTAA